A region from the Lolium perenne isolate Kyuss_39 chromosome 4, Kyuss_2.0, whole genome shotgun sequence genome encodes:
- the LOC127325660 gene encoding cyclin-dependent kinase inhibitor 5, with product MGKYMRKSKASGEVAVMEVGGALLGVRTRSRTLALQQRTSSPLKRADDPPVDPGDYLELRSRRLEKQPPPPPGTKDKEPAAVSGWKEQAAAFAAEGFEADLEASFGDNVLDWDAMERSTRETTPCSLIRTSETISTPGSATRTSNPSRRRMQTPICRYIPSSLEMEEFFDAAERQQHQAFREKYNFCPANECPLPGRYEWARIDC from the exons ATGGGCAAGTACATGCGCAAGAGCAAGGCCTCGGGCGAGGTGGCCGTCATGGAGGTCGGCGGCGCGCTGCTCGGCGTCCGCACGCGCTCCCGCACCCTCGCGCTGCAGCAGCGCACCTCCTCGCCGCTCAAGAGGGCCGACGACCCGCCCGTCGACCCCGGGGACTACCTCGAGCTCAGGAGCAGGAGGCTCGAgaagcagccgccgccgccgccggggacCAAGGACAAGGAGCCAGCCGCCGTCTCCGGGTGGAAGGAGCAGGCGGCGGCGTTCGCGGCCGAGGGATTCGAGGCCGACCTCGAGGCCTCCTTCGGGGACAACGTCCTGGATTGGGACGCCATGGAGAG GAGTACCAGGGAGACGACGCCTTGCAGCCTGATCAGGACCTCGGAGACGATAAGTACCCCTGGCTCCGCAACAAGAACCAGCAACCCTTCGCGCCGCAGGATGCAAACGCCCATCTGCCGTTACATCCCGAGCTCTCTTGAGATGGAAGAGTTCTTCGACGCTGCCGAACGACAGCAACATCAAGCTTTCAGGGAGAA GTATAACTTCTGTCCTGCGAACGAGTGCCCGCTCCCCGGACGGTACGAGTGGGCGAGGATAGACTGCTAA